Proteins co-encoded in one Microcebus murinus isolate Inina chromosome 5, M.murinus_Inina_mat1.0, whole genome shotgun sequence genomic window:
- the LOC142870972 gene encoding glutathione S-transferase A1-like, with product MILPPVRLLRARPPRKQETTIMAGKPKLHYYNGRGRMEAIRWLLAAAGVEFEEIFLESAEDLDKLRNDGRLMFQQVPMVEIDGMELVQTRAILNYIASKHNLYGKDLKERALIDMYVEGMADLNEIIIMLLTYPPAEQVNQLALLKEKTTNRYFPAFEKVLKSHGQDYLVGNRLSRADIHLVELIYNLEEFDPSLTASFPLLKALKTRISNLPNVKKFLQPGSQRKPHEDMKTMDKAREIFRF from the exons ATGATACTGCCGCCTGTCCGCCTGCTGCGCGCCCGCCCACCCAG AAAACAAGAGACTACTATTATGGCAGGGAAGCCCAAGCTTCACTACTACAATGGACGGGGCAGAATGGAGGCCATCCGGTGGCTCTTGGCTGCAGCTGGAGTAGAG TTCGAAGAGATATTTTTAGAATCAGCAGAAGATTTGGACAAGTTAAGAAATG ACGGGCGGCTGATGTTCCAGCAAGTGCCGATGGTGGAGATCGATGGGATGGAGCTGGTGCAGACCAGAGCCATCCTCAACTACATCGCCAGCAAGCACAACCTCTACGGGAAGGACTTAAAGGAGAGAGCCCT GATCGATATGTATGTGGAAGGTATGGCGGATTTGAACGAAATCATCATTATGCTCCTCACATACCCACCTGCGGAGCAGGTCAACCAGCTGGCCTTGCTCAAAGAGAAAACAACCAATCGCTATTTCCCTGCCTTTGAAAAA GTGTTAAAGAGCCACGGACAAGACTACCTGGTTGGCAACAGGCTGAGCCGGGCCGACATTCACCTGGTTGAACTTATCTACAACTTGGAAGAGTTTGACCCCAGCCTCACCGCCAGCTTCCCTCTGCTGAAG GCCCTGAAAACCAGAATCAGCAACCTCCCCAATGTGAAGAAGTTTCTGCAGCCTGGCAGCCAGAGGAAGCCTCATGAGGATATGAAAACGATGGACAAAGCAAGGGAGATTTTTAGGTTTTAG